A single Chanos chanos chromosome 8, fChaCha1.1, whole genome shotgun sequence DNA region contains:
- the nectin1a gene encoding nectin 1a, which translates to MSSVFCVSGGRGQMVQMDSSASGYVGSQVELRCQFINSNPPVKISQVTWQKFLNGTKQNVAIANPALGVSVLPPFKERVRFKNPSVRQRSSSLEDTTITFSNLRLSDEAAYICEYTTFPAGNRESMANLTVYARPMVQMSLSTPSIVAGSPSGKMTVATCVSANGKPPSVITWDTDLNGEAITLETRNSDGTITVRSDYMLVPSRQTNQQTLTCVSTYNNEKFSDSVTLNIQYEPDVIIEGFDGNWYLNRENVRLTCLADANPPISLYQWRYLNGSMSSKVELRDDVLHFKGPVTYDMAGTYVCDATNSIGTGSASVEVTVTEFPSFPQEVMQELQRVGTAVSGVVVCGTVLVAAITLLVVFYYHRQHTFKGNYSTKKPIPGNSYSKNSSLNPQIPVTQILTACPENVDDEETTERYGGLSGLTQSGQDFHSQTDSLEKVVYGTGDEKQNWMYGESNYIFEGCSEVEVSVDIVSQTDGCIISREEWYV; encoded by the exons atgtcatctgtgttttgtgtgtcaggAGGTAGGGGTCAGATGGTTCAGATGGACAGCAGTGCATCAGGCTATGTTGGCTCACAGGTGGAACTACGATGTCAGTTCATCAACAGCAACCCACCAGTGAAGATTTCACAGGTCACCTGGCAGAAGTTCCTTAATGGAACCAAGCAGAATGTGGCCATTGCCAACCCTGCGCTGGGTGTGTCTGTTCTGCCACCTTTTAAGGAACGTGTTAGGTTCAAGAATCCATCTGTGCGGCAACGCTCCTCATCCCTGGAGGACACGACGATCACTTTCTCCAACCTGCGACTCTCTGATGAAGCTGCCTACATTTGCGAGTACACCACTTTCCCTGCTGGAAATCGGGAGAGTATGGCTAACCTCACTGTTTATG CTCGCCCTATGGTCCAGATGAGCCTATCAACACCTTCTATTGTGGCTGGATCACCCAGTGGTAAAATGACAGTGGCCACTTGTGTCTCAGCCAATGGGAAGCCGCCTAGTGTAATCACATGGGACACTGATCTAAATGGTGAGGCTATCACTCTGGAGACGCGTAATTCGGACGGGACCATTACTGTGCGCAGTGACTACATGCTGGTTCCCAGTcgacagacaaaccaacagacacTGACCTGTGTTTCCACATACAACAATGAGAAGTTCAGTGACAGTGTCACTCTCAACATTCAGT ATGAACCAGACGTAATAATTGAGGGCTTTGATGGAAACTGGTACTTGAACAGAGAGAACGTTCGGCTAACCTGCCTGGCTGATGCCAACCCACCCATCTCTCTGTATCAGTGGAGATA TCTAAATGGTTCTATGAGCAGTAAGGTGGAGCTGCGGGATGATGTACTGCACTTTAAAGGCCCGGTGACCTACGACATGGCCGGAACATATGTGTGTGACGCAACCAACAGCATTGGGACGGGTTCGGCCTCAGTGGAGGTCACTGTTACGG AATTCCCCAGCTTTCCTCAGGAGGTGATGCAGGAGCTGCAGCGTGTGGGAACTGCTGTCAGTGGGGTGGTCGTCTGTGGCACAGTGCTGGTGGCAGCCATCACACTacttgttgtcttctattatcATCGCCAACACACCTTCAAGGGCAATTACAGCACCAAGAAACCCATACCAGGGAACAGCTACAGCAAAAACAGCAGCTTGAACCCCCAAATCCCTGTGACCCAAATACTCACCGCCTGTCCTGAGAATGTGGATGATGAGGAGACGACAGAGAGATATGGAGGCCTAAGTGGCCTAACCCAGAGTGGTCAGGACTTTCACAGTCAGACTGATAGCTTGGAGAAAGTAGTGTACGGCACTGGTGATGAGAAGCAGAACTGGATGTATGGGGAGAGCAATTACATATTTGAAGGCTGTTCTGAGGTTGAGGTCTCTGTGGATATAGTTTCTCAGACAGATGGTTGTATAATCTCCAGAGAAGAGTGGTATGTGTAG